From the Candidatus Dormiibacterota bacterium genome, one window contains:
- a CDS encoding extracellular solute-binding protein encodes MQRISRREFVKRTAVTTAAFTSLPAFLAACGESTGTNKVTKLVVAAVQGNEDGPLKKVVGNYKSATGIEVQVVEFPYDSLYSKLVTTFQANDSSYDLCMMDDPWMPKFGTMGALQPLDSNFGFTRDPDIPAVVYDVGTWPPPSGPVPPTEQSKAKHLYGITIVGNVEMFMYRSDKSAAPTSWNDVLSNAAKYNAANFYGYVIRGKATNPVSSDSLPILWSFGGNIFDDNWKVQLDSTASITAVDFLTRKLKQYAEPGAESFDAAERSQAMATGKAYQSTVWPGEITGIVEDPTVSQVKGKVAYIPIPQGPSGKGLGMMGNWLLGIPKGSKNGQAAADFIKWMLQTSNMRNYVAQGGIPIRNSILNDASLASANPYFKALAASFAAVPNWRPRTDQWGAVETSYGTAMNAAVAGLMTPAAAMQKAAGEIRTLMKAANYPS; translated from the coding sequence ATGCAGCGAATTAGCCGGCGGGAATTTGTCAAACGGACGGCGGTCACGACCGCCGCGTTCACCTCGCTCCCAGCGTTCCTGGCCGCCTGCGGAGAGAGCACCGGGACGAACAAGGTAACCAAGCTGGTCGTCGCGGCCGTCCAGGGCAACGAGGACGGGCCGCTGAAGAAGGTCGTGGGAAATTACAAGAGCGCGACCGGCATCGAGGTGCAGGTTGTCGAATTCCCGTACGACTCGCTCTATTCGAAGCTGGTCACCACGTTTCAGGCGAACGACTCGTCGTATGACCTGTGCATGATGGACGACCCCTGGATGCCGAAATTCGGCACCATGGGCGCGCTCCAGCCGCTCGACTCGAACTTTGGCTTCACGCGCGACCCGGACATTCCGGCGGTGGTCTACGACGTGGGCACCTGGCCTCCACCAAGTGGGCCGGTGCCGCCCACCGAGCAGAGCAAGGCAAAACACCTCTACGGCATCACCATCGTCGGCAACGTCGAGATGTTCATGTATCGCAGCGACAAGTCGGCCGCGCCGACCAGCTGGAATGACGTGCTAAGTAACGCGGCAAAGTACAATGCCGCGAATTTCTACGGCTACGTCATCCGCGGCAAGGCGACCAACCCGGTGAGCAGCGACTCGTTGCCCATCCTCTGGTCCTTCGGTGGCAACATCTTCGACGACAACTGGAAGGTCCAGCTCGACTCGACCGCCTCCATCACGGCGGTGGACTTCCTCACCCGGAAGCTGAAGCAATACGCGGAGCCGGGCGCCGAAAGTTTCGATGCTGCCGAGCGCTCGCAAGCGATGGCCACCGGAAAGGCGTACCAGTCCACCGTCTGGCCCGGCGAGATCACCGGCATCGTCGAGGACCCGACGGTGAGCCAGGTCAAGGGCAAGGTCGCGTATATCCCGATTCCGCAGGGCCCCAGCGGCAAGGGCCTGGGCATGATGGGCAACTGGCTGCTCGGCATTCCCAAGGGCTCGAAGAATGGCCAGGCCGCCGCCGACTTCATCAAGTGGATGCTCCAGACCAGCAACATGCGCAACTACGTCGCCCAGGGCGGCATCCCGATCCGCAACAGCATCCTCAACGACGCGTCGCTGGCGTCGGCGAACCCCTACTTCAAGGCGCTCGCAGCCTCCTTCGCGGCCGTGCCGAACTGGCGGCCTCGGACCGACCAGTGGGGCGCCGTCGAAACCTCCTATGGGACGGCCATGAACGCCGCGGTGGCCGGCCTGATGACCCCGGCGGCCGCCATGCAGAAGGCGGCCGGCGAAATCCGCACGCTGATGAAGGCCGCCAACTACCCGTCCTAA
- a CDS encoding deoxyribose-phosphate aldolase, protein MTLAATELLARLTEARATDPSAVHNALAKRGRRPLLQRGSLFLVAADHPARGVLKVGSDPMAMADRGELLRRLLIALERPGVDGILGTADIIEDLALLGALENKVVFGSMNRGGLTGFRFELDDRFTAYTADGIVAAGLDGGKMMVRVADEPETLRTLAACAHAIDELSARKLPAMVEVFASHVEEGRLHNRDDADSLIRAIAIVSGLGTTSAYLWLKLPAVDDLERVMRSTSLPTLLLGGDPGEDQAETFAIWRRAMAIPQVRGLVAGRSLLYPRDGNVAQAVDAAAAVVAEKKAPTLPSPGGGGKK, encoded by the coding sequence GTGACTCTCGCCGCCACCGAGCTGCTGGCACGCCTCACGGAGGCTCGAGCGACCGATCCTAGCGCCGTGCACAACGCGCTGGCCAAGCGCGGGCGACGGCCCCTGCTCCAGCGCGGCTCACTCTTCCTGGTGGCCGCCGACCACCCGGCGCGCGGTGTGCTCAAGGTCGGGTCGGACCCGATGGCGATGGCCGACCGCGGTGAGCTGCTGCGGCGGCTCCTGATCGCGCTCGAACGGCCGGGTGTCGACGGCATCCTCGGCACGGCCGACATCATCGAGGACCTCGCGCTGCTGGGAGCGTTGGAGAACAAGGTCGTCTTTGGGTCGATGAACCGTGGCGGGTTGACTGGCTTCCGCTTCGAGCTCGACGACCGATTCACGGCCTACACTGCGGACGGCATCGTCGCCGCCGGTCTTGATGGCGGAAAGATGATGGTGCGTGTCGCCGACGAGCCCGAGACGCTGCGCACGCTGGCCGCGTGCGCCCATGCCATCGACGAGCTGTCCGCCCGGAAGTTGCCGGCGATGGTGGAGGTTTTCGCCAGCCATGTCGAGGAGGGACGCCTCCACAACCGCGATGACGCCGACTCGCTGATTCGCGCGATCGCCATCGTTTCTGGATTGGGAACCACGTCGGCCTACCTGTGGTTGAAGCTCCCCGCGGTCGATGACCTGGAGCGGGTGATGCGGTCGACCAGCCTCCCGACGCTGCTCCTCGGAGGTGACCCAGGGGAGGACCAGGCGGAGACATTTGCGATCTGGCGGCGCGCCATGGCGATTCCGCAGGTGCGCGGCCTGGTGGCCGGACGGTCGCTGCTCTATCCCCGGGACGGGAATGTCGCCCAGGCGGTCGATGCGGCGGCGGCCGTGGTGGCCGAGAAGAAGGCCCCCACCCTACCCTCCCCGGGAGGGGGAGGGAAAAAGTAA
- a CDS encoding sugar ABC transporter permease codes for MSRVVAELPVPTGSKPVGAGRRRRSRQERLAYTILLPALGIVFVIVTIPFVIAVWQSVTLDDGTFVGFRNYARALGNPLFVDALRATGLYALIVLPTEILLGLSFALLVHRAVKRAGLRATLYVLAVVPLVVPPVAVGVVARLIYAPGYGVLNYVLHSLGITHSDIQWLGVPILAMGSVASVDIWQWTPFVYLVLFAGLQTVPKESVEAAQVDGATWWTQFRYIELHYLRPLFLLILFFRVADVLRVFDHVYILTGGGPGTATQLLSLYIYRIEFRFFDGGQAAALAVMVLVSISILYSLVTRALPLERA; via the coding sequence GTGAGCCGCGTGGTCGCCGAACTCCCGGTCCCGACCGGTTCGAAACCGGTGGGGGCCGGTCGGCGCCGGCGGAGCCGGCAGGAGCGGCTCGCCTATACGATCCTCCTACCCGCGCTCGGCATCGTCTTCGTCATCGTGACGATCCCCTTCGTGATCGCGGTCTGGCAGTCGGTCACGTTGGACGACGGCACGTTCGTCGGCTTCCGCAACTACGCGCGGGCCCTGGGCAATCCCCTCTTCGTCGACGCGCTGCGCGCCACGGGCCTGTATGCCCTGATCGTTCTCCCCACCGAGATCCTCCTCGGCCTCAGCTTCGCCCTGCTGGTTCATCGCGCCGTCAAGCGCGCCGGGCTGCGGGCGACACTCTACGTGCTGGCCGTTGTGCCGCTGGTCGTCCCGCCCGTCGCCGTGGGCGTGGTGGCCCGGCTGATCTACGCGCCCGGCTACGGGGTACTGAACTACGTGTTGCATTCGCTTGGCATCACGCACTCCGACATACAGTGGCTCGGGGTCCCCATTCTCGCTATGGGTTCGGTGGCAAGCGTCGACATCTGGCAATGGACGCCATTCGTCTACCTCGTGCTCTTCGCCGGGCTGCAGACGGTTCCCAAAGAGTCGGTCGAGGCGGCACAGGTCGACGGGGCCACGTGGTGGACGCAGTTCCGCTACATCGAGCTTCATTACCTGCGGCCGCTGTTTCTCTTGATCCTGTTCTTTCGCGTGGCCGACGTGCTCCGCGTCTTCGACCATGTCTACATCCTCACCGGTGGCGGCCCCGGGACGGCCACCCAGCTGCTCAGCCTCTACATCTACCGGATCGAGTTTCGATTTTTCGACGGAGGCCAGGCCGCGGCGCTGGCCGTGATGGTGCTTGTCTCGATCAGCATCCTCTACTCGCTCGTGACGCGAGCCCTCCCGCTGGAGCGCGCCTGA
- a CDS encoding carbohydrate ABC transporter permease, which translates to MRSRGAAVWARIILIVAGLGVAGFLYAFPLYWLIATSLKSKAELYQSITLFPQHPSLNSYASVLFDRGFWVLLKNSVIVCAATVVVTIAVGLVITYPITRLSVPPQLRVGVLNWALSLRFLPPVAVVVPYFAIVRTLQIYNQPIALIGIYSLFNLPFAIWMLKGFLAEIPIELEEAALVDGANRWTSFRRVLLPLATPGLLAAATIVFTFAWSEFLFALILTATPQSQTFPVGVQGLVTQFEIIWNDMAASGVIAMSVPLVLMVIARKYMVAGLTFGVIRDK; encoded by the coding sequence ATGCGCAGCCGCGGTGCCGCCGTCTGGGCCCGGATCATCCTGATCGTCGCCGGCCTCGGCGTGGCCGGCTTTCTCTATGCGTTCCCGCTCTACTGGCTGATCGCGACTTCGCTGAAAAGCAAAGCGGAACTGTATCAGTCGATCACGCTCTTTCCACAGCACCCGAGCTTGAACTCCTACGCCAGCGTCCTTTTCGATCGCGGCTTCTGGGTATTGCTCAAGAACAGTGTGATCGTCTGCGCCGCCACCGTTGTTGTTACGATCGCCGTCGGGCTGGTGATCACCTACCCGATCACCCGCCTTTCCGTGCCTCCCCAGCTGCGCGTTGGTGTCCTCAACTGGGCGCTTTCGCTTCGCTTCCTCCCACCCGTCGCCGTGGTCGTCCCGTACTTTGCGATCGTCCGCACGTTGCAGATCTACAACCAGCCGATCGCCCTGATCGGCATCTACTCACTGTTCAATTTGCCGTTTGCGATCTGGATGTTGAAAGGCTTTCTCGCGGAGATCCCCATCGAGCTCGAAGAGGCAGCCCTGGTTGATGGGGCCAACCGCTGGACCTCATTCCGCCGCGTCCTCCTGCCGCTGGCCACCCCGGGCCTGCTGGCCGCCGCGACGATCGTCTTTACGTTTGCGTGGAGCGAGTTCCTCTTCGCGCTGATCCTGACCGCCACGCCGCAGTCCCAGACCTTCCCGGTCGGCGTCCAGGGCCTGGTCACCCAGTTCGAGATCATCTGGAATGACATGGCGGCGTCGGGTGTTATCGCCATGTCCGTGCCGCTCGTCCTGATGGTGATCGCACGCAAGTACATGGTGGCCGGGCTGACCTTCGGCGTCATCCGCGATAAGTGA
- a CDS encoding GntR family transcriptional regulator codes for MGARRGRTDTVLDRESPVPLYYQLAQNMETAIRSGQLSSGSHLENEIELARQLRVSRPTVRRAIALLANRGLVIRRHGIGTLVVPVRVRRPVRLSSLYDDLKEGGQAPSTRLLAHEIVPAPVDVASSLQLSKGTRVLHFERLRLASDQPIALMRNFVPLALEDVVTEEGLKATGLYQLLRQSGIHLRLASQTIGARSAQRREARLLTVPAGAPLLSMRRISYDDAGKPVEYGSHVYPAERYSFEMSVVADSRT; via the coding sequence ATGGGGGCCCGGAGAGGACGTACCGACACCGTGCTCGACCGGGAAAGCCCCGTCCCCCTCTATTACCAGCTCGCCCAGAACATGGAAACGGCCATCCGTTCGGGGCAACTCTCATCCGGATCTCACCTGGAGAACGAAATCGAGCTCGCGCGACAACTGAGAGTGAGCCGGCCCACCGTGCGTCGTGCGATCGCCCTGCTCGCGAACAGAGGTTTGGTGATCCGCCGTCATGGCATCGGAACGCTGGTGGTACCGGTGCGCGTGCGACGGCCGGTGCGCCTTAGCAGCCTCTACGATGACCTCAAGGAGGGGGGTCAGGCTCCGTCCACTCGCCTGCTCGCCCACGAGATCGTGCCGGCGCCGGTGGACGTCGCCTCCAGCCTGCAACTCTCCAAGGGCACGCGCGTGTTGCATTTCGAACGGTTGCGGCTGGCCAGCGACCAGCCGATTGCGTTGATGCGCAACTTCGTGCCGCTGGCACTCGAGGACGTGGTGACGGAGGAGGGCCTGAAGGCCACCGGTCTCTACCAGCTGCTGCGGCAGAGCGGGATCCACTTGCGGTTGGCCTCCCAGACGATCGGCGCGCGCAGCGCCCAGCGGCGGGAGGCGCGCCTGCTAACCGTTCCCGCGGGGGCGCCACTCCTCTCCATGCGTCGCATCAGCTACGACGATGCCGGCAAGCCCGTTGAATACGGCTCGCACGTCTACCCGGCCGAACGCTATTCCTTCGAGATGTCCGTCGTGGCAGACTCGAGGACGTGA